In the genome of Aequorivita sp. H23M31, the window GATTGGAATCGGCTTGCTATTGCTTCAGAAATACGGCAAGGTATTTCCTTTAAACCCAAATACGTACTACGTTTCCGAAGCTCCAGTTTACTTGAGTTGGGATTATATTTTAGTTATGAATCTTGGCACATTTGTACTTTGTCTCGTAATGCTTCTGGTTGCAGCTATATTGATCACAAAGATTTCCCCTGTAAAGGCGATACGGTTTGACTAATTGTGAGCCAGACAATTCAATACCAAACGATTTGATCTTTTAAACAAAAGGGAATTATTCATCTTATAATTTAACATAGCTATTCGCGGATATCCGCTTTCTTTTTTTTCATTTGTGGGAATAAACTAAAGATCAAAAATTATGAAGATTATAAAACCAATTTTAATTGCGCTCATCGCCGTTTTAGCAATTGGATGCAGTAAAGACGAAGGTTGCGGATGTACAATAATTTCTTTGGCTGCCAATATTTCTCTGAAAAATAATGCCGGAGAGGATCTACTTAACCCCGACAATCCCAATTCCTATAAAAAAAGAGATATCAAGACATATTATTTAATTGATGGAGAACAAACACGAGCTGGGCAATACGATAATTTTTATGAGGATGAAGATGGGATTTTCAGATTTGGTGTAATGGTGAATTACGAAGGAAGTGATGAATATCCTATAACTTATATCGATTGGGACGAAACGGATAGAGATACCATTAAATCTGAAATCTATAGAACCAACAATCAAACAAGAGCAATTAAATTTTGGTATAATAGAGAGTTAGTTTGGGATGCGGAAAATGGCGGCCCCCCTATTTTTACAATTGTGAAGTAGATAGCTTTTAAACTTTCGGAATATAAATTTTATGACCAGACCTCACAGGTTTCAAATGCCCGTGAGGTCTTTCCTTTTCATCAATAAATTGTACCTTTGTCCTCATACTCCGAAGCTTTAGCCAAGGAGTGCTTTCTTAAAAAAATCTATGGAATACGCAGAAAATATCTTAGGAACCATCGGTAATACGCCAATGGTGAAAATCAATAAAATAATCGGGGATATTCCCGCTTTAGTGCTCGCCAAATATGAAACTTTTAACCCGGGAAACTCCGTTAAGGATCGGATGGCTTTAACAATGATCGAGGATGCCGAAGCCGATGGTAGGTTAAAACCTGGAGGAACTATTATCGAAGGAACTTCCGGAAATACGGGTATGGGTCTGGCCCTTGCCGCCATCGTTAAGGGCTATAAAATGATCTGCGTAATCAGCGATAAACAGAGCAAGGAAAAAGTTGATATTCTTAGAGCTGTAGGCAGCGAAGTAGTTGTCTGTCCAACAGATGTAGCTCCAGATGATCCGCGCAGTTATTATTCCGTTTCTAGAAGATTGGCGGAAGAAACCCCTAATAGTTGGTATGTAAACCAATATGATAATCCGAGTAATACCAAAGCGCATTATCAAAGTACGGGTCCAGAAATCTGGAGACAGACCGATGGAAAAGTAACCCATTTTGTTGTAGGTGTTGGGACAGGTGGAACAATTAGCGGCGTTGGCAAATATTTAAAAGAACAAAATCCAGATATTAAAGTTTGGGGAATCGATACCTACGGAAGCGTTTTCAAAAAATATCATGAAACCGGAATTTTTGATGAAAATGAAATCTATCCTTATATCACCGAAGGTATTGGTGAAGATATTCTTCCGAAGAACGTGGATTTCAGCATAATCGATGGGTTTACAAAAGTAACGGATAAGGATGCGGCCATTTATACTCAAAAGCTAGCAAAAATGGAAGGTTTTTTCCTAGGAAATTCCGCCGGGGCAGCTATCAAAGGTTTACTTCAATTGAAAGAACATTTTACCAAAGATGATGTTGTTGTAGTCCTTTTCCACGATCACGGTAGTAGGTATGTCGGGAAGATGTACAATGACGAATGGATGCGCGAGCAGGGATTCGTAGAGGATTAATTTAATAATTGAAGATTTTCTCTTATATTGGTTTCAATCATCAGTATTCTTGAATCAAAGAATTCTATCTTAATGTAGCCAACTATGATACTTCAACTAAAATCCGGGACAAACGGTCAAATTAAAGTTACCGATAATACTATTTACATTGACGACGTTAGTGGCAGAATGCATAAATATGGCTTTAAAGCTGCTCCCTTTCTATTTTTGCTATTTGGAGTTTACCAAATCTACTCAGGTATTATCGCTGTAAATGATGTTCAAACCGCATTGAAAATTTTCAGCGGAATGTTACTGATTGCAATTCCTGCACTTCTCTATCATTCAAATTTTATCCGCACAAATAGAAAGGAAATAGAATTTAACGAAATCAGGTATGTTAAAATGAAAAGTATATTAGGGGGCATTTTTGTCGATTTTAAGTTAAACGATAATTCCACTCGCAGAGTTTATAATATTAAAAATAGAAGTGAATGGAATTTGATCAAAAATATTTTGCAGGAGAACAGCGTTCTCTGCTTCGGTTAGATTAACTATTTTATTAGCAGCTAGAAACTAAAAACTAGAAACTAGAAACCAGAAACTATTTATCTGCCAAAACTTTAGCGAAGGAGGAAGGAACTACAAAATACAAACCTTAAACAACCTCTGAGCCTCTTGCTTATCTCACCTTTTTTTCATATATTATTGATGAAGTTGCTATTAAATCTAAATAGAATTCTTTGTACTTTTATAGTGCTATGAAAAACGAGGCTAAAAAACTTTTCCGATTTTTACGAACCAAACCTGTACCTGTCAATACCAATGAAATATTGGCATTGGAACGAACAAAATTGGCCAACGAGCGAACATTACTATCCTATATTCGCTCGTCTCTGTATCTTTTACTGGGTGGGCTCGCTCTGCTTCAATTGGAAGATCTGAGCAGGATCCACTGGCTCGGCTATATAGCCTTATTGGTATGTGTTGTTTTTTTGGGTGTTGGTATCATTCGATATATTGTTTTGAGCCGTCGTCTGTATAAATGGAATCGCATTCTTTTTGTAGATACCATTGAAGAAAATATCCAAAAACGGAAGGAAACTGAAGTCACGGTCGAAAACCAAGAGGCAAAAAATGAGTAATCTTTTCCCTATATTTACTTTCCCCATATAATACCCCTCATTATTTTAGATTAATCCGTTAAGGCAATTTGACGGGATTTGTACGACTTACAATTGAATAATATCTAAATATTATTTCAATCAATTGGATCTCATCTCCTATGTCGTATAAGCTTAAGTCATAAAAAGCGTGGTTATGAAAGAGGATTTTCTACATTATGTTTGGAAGTTTCAAAAACTCGATAATTCGTCTCTCAATACATCGAATGGCGAAAAACTTCAAATTTTAAGCCCCGGGATCCATAACCTGAATGCGGGTCCTGATTTTTTTAATGCCCAAATAGAAATTGACAAACAGTTATGGGCGGGCAATCTGGAAATTCATGTCAATTCATCCGATTGGTATGCGCACGGACATGAATCTGATCCTGCCTACGATAATGTGATCCTGCACGTGGTATGGGAGCATGACGCTAAGGTTTTCAGGAAAGATGGATCTTCAATTCCAACTCTTGCACTTAAAACTCTTGTTCAGACTAGCACCCTAGAACGATATGGGAAATTATTTTCAAAAGAGAAAAAGTGGATCAACTGTGAGAATGACTTTGCCGAAGTAGATTCGCTTATTATCGAAAATTGGTTGGAACGACTCTATATCGAAAGGTTGCAAATGAAGGAAGCTTTTTTGCTTAAAGAGTTGAACGCGAGCAATAATCATTGGGAGGAATTATTGTTTAGAATGCTGTGTAAAAATTTTGGTCTGAACATTAACGGAGAGTCATTTTTCAGCATCGCAAAGTCTATTGATTTTTCAGTTTTAAAAAAAAGCAGTCAGAATCAGCGCAATCTTGAAGCCTTGTTATTAGGGCAGGCAGGATTGCTTGAAGACCCTAAGGAGGACGGATATTTTCAAATACTAAAAGAGGAATACGACTATTTAAAAAGAAAATTCAAACTTCATAATGAAGGCGTAATTACTCCCGGATTTTTTAGGCTGCGACCCACTAATTTTCCAACCATTCGTCTTTCACAGCTTGCGGCACTTTATTTTATGCAGCACAATCTATTTTCACATGTAGTCACAATACAACAAGTTGATGAATTTTATTCTTTATTAAAAATTTCAGCTAGTGATTATTGGGATACACATTTCAATTTCGGAGTTTTATCGAAAGAAAGTAAAAAACGAATTACCAAAAGTTTTATGGACTTATTGGTAATCAATACCTTTCTTCCTATAAAGTTTTGTTATGCTAAGCAACAAGGTCAGGATGTTTCAGAAGAAATTTTAAAAATTGCATTAGAAATTCCTTCTGAAAAAAATGGGATTATCGATAAATTCAATTCCTTAAAAAATATATCCAAAAATGCTTACCACGGGCAAGCTTTACTTCAATTAAAAAAGGAATATTGCGATAAAAACCGCTGTTTGCAATGCGCCATTGGAAATTCTATAGTAAATAGAAAATAAGACTTATTTCTTTACAAATCGTAGTGTTTCGCTGGATATATCTAGGGTTTCAATTTTTAGAAAGTACAAACCAGATTGAAGCGAATTTATTTTTGCTTTCACAAACTGATAATCCGTTGAAGCTGTGATTGATCGTCCTAAACTATCATATAAAAAGTAGTTTGTAATATTCTCAAAAGCAGATAAATTAAAATCGGAATCCACTGGGTTTGGATAAACATAAGTATTAGCCACATTGAACGACGTATTGGAAAGTGTACAATTTGGACCGGTATATATCACTACATTTTCAGGGTCGTAACCACTATCTGCTAACGCCTGCTCTTCCCCAGGGTCCATGCAAATGGATTCTAGGCTTGGTAAATTATAAAAGAGGAATCCAAAATCCAATCCGTCTGGATCTGAATAGGAAATGACTCCATTTTGAACATTTATGGAAATTAAATCTGGGTTATTGTCGCAATGGAGATGATCCACACCTGTTGAACTGCAGTCTATCTCCTCCAACTGGTTTCCTCCCACATCAAGAATTTGCAAATTGGGCATATTAGAGACATCAATGGCATCAATGTTATTATTTGAGGCATATAAAATCTCTAAATCACTGAGATGATTTACGTCCAAATGATCTAAAAGATTATTGGCAACTATTATATAACCCAAATTAGTTTGAGGCAAAAGATCCAATGTCTCAATTTGATTGTTATCGGCCCAAATGGTTTCCAAAGATTGAAGAGCACTTAAGTCCAGCGCTGTCAATTGATTGTCCGAGCAGAAAATCCACTTCAAATTTTGAAGCGTACTTAAATCTAGGGATGGGAGCTGATTTCCACTAACCCACAGATTTTCAAGGTTAACCAACCCCGTAACGTTTATTGAAGTTAATTCATTAAAATAGGCTTTTAAAATTTGAAGTGAGGTGAGTGCCGTAACATCCAAGGTGGACAAGAGATTGCCCGAGCAATTTAATTCAATCAAGTTGCCAAAATATTCAATACCCTGAAGATTGGTAATTTTGTTGGGGTCATTGTTCAATGATCTTACGTCAAGTTGTGTAGTTGCCAAAGCCTCACTAACTTGTATTTCCCCATCACCATTGGTATCTACCCCATCAGCTATGATCTTTAATTTAAAATTGGGATCCGGTATGGAAATCGTCTGGGAAAAAAGAGTGCCGAAAAATATATAAAGAAATATAAAGAGGAATTTTGTTCTCATGAGCAGATATTTAAGTGTTTTAAATATACACAATTTCGGAACACCTTTTTTTATGTGCCACCATCCTTAAAAATCCGTAATTTGCAGCCATTATGAAGGCAATTTATTCCTTGCGTTATTATTTGGAAAAGAGGGGTTTCTATGTTTCCTCACGTCTCGCAGACCGACTTGGGATGCGCGCCAAGAGCGTTCGGTTATTTTTTATATATGTTTCTTTTGCCACTCTGGGGGTTGGATTTGCAGTCTATCTCACCTTAGCATTTCTTCTAAAATTAAAAGATTTGGTCAACACCAAACGTTCTTCCGTCTTTGATCTTTAAGCCTGAATTTAAAATCGGAACTCTGTTTAGATTAAAGGTGTACTTCCACTCATCAAGTTTTTCCCGAGGAGGATAATCTTAAGGTTATATTAACAACTTTCTGAATAATTCCTTGAAATTCTAACTTTTTTTCAGCAACTTGCTTCGTTTTATTTTGAACCTGTTTCATCAAAAAATCATCTATGAAGAAATATCTTCTTTCGCTATCCACCTTTTTATTTCCATTTATCATTTTTGCTCAAGAGCAAACTACTTCAGAAAAAATTGATTCCATATTCAGAGATTATACGGGTTGGTTCGTTGAAGGTATATTCTACGAAATTCCTTTCTCCGAAACTTTTCAAATTCCGTGGGTTCTCATTGTGCTCATAGGAGGTGCGACCTATTTCACATTTTATTTTAAGCTGATAAACTTTACTGGATTTTTTACCGCAATAAAAGTGGTCCGTGGTAAATATGAAGATATCGAAAAACACGGTGCCGATACGCTTTATGGAGATATGACGCCCAACGAACAGGAAAACCTTATTGAAACCATTCGTGATGATAGCGCCGATGGCGAGGTTTCCCACTTTCAGGCATTGACGGCGGCATTGTCGGCAACCGTTGGCCTGGGGAATATTGCCGGTGTTGCCGTGGCCCTTTCCATAGGAGGTCCCGGTGCTACTTTTTGGATGATTGTTGCGGGATTGCTGGGGATGGCTTCAAAATTTGCAGAATGTACCTTAGGGGTAAAATTCCGTGATGTGGGCCCAGACGGTACAGTTTACGGTGGACCAATGTATTACTTAAAGAAGGGATTGGCCGAAAAAGGAATGGGCGGACTTGGAAAAGTACTGGCAATTCTTTTCGCAATCTTTGTTATTGGAGGTTCTATTGGTGGTGGTAATATGTTCCAGGCAAATCAGGCGGCTGCTCAATTTGTTCAGCTTTTTGAGTTGGAAGGAACTAGTGGAGCAATGTGGTTTGGGGCCGTAATCGCAATTGTGGTAGCTTTTGTAATTATCGGTGGAATAAAGCGGATTGCAAAAGTGACCGAAAAGGTTGTTCCGTTTATGGCAGGAATTTATGTGCTGGGCGGTCTAATTATTCTCGGAGTAAATTATATGCATATTGGCGATGCGTTTTCGTTGATTTTTGAAGGAGCTTTCTCAGGGCTCGGAATCGCTGGAGGACTTGTAGGAGTTATGATCCAAGGGATTCGTCGTGGGGCTTTTTCCAACGAAGCTGGGGTTGGTTCAGCAGCGATTGCCCACTCGGCAGTTAGAACTAAATATCCAGCATCTGAAGGGATTGTCGCTTTGTTAGAACCTTTTATTGATACAGTTGTTATTTGTACGATGACTGCCTTGGTTATTGTAATAACAAACTTTGATAACAATATTATACAGTATGGAGTGCCGGTAGCAGAGGGTGTCCAAATAACCGCGGTTGCTTTTGATAGTGTTATTCCACATTTCTCAATTATTCTTACTATCGCCGTAATTCTTTTCGCGGTTTCCACCATGATTTCGTGGTCATATTATGGATTGCAGGGGTGGATATTCCTATTTGGAAGAGGCAAGATTAAAGAACTGGTTTATAAAGCATTATTCTGTATATTTATCTGGATAGGTTCGGTTATAAGTTTAGGTTCCGTTATCGATTTTTCGGATGCTATGATTTTTGCAATGGTAGTGCCGAACATTATTGGAGTAGTGCTGCTAACTCCCGTAATTAGAAAGGAATTGAAAAAATATATGAATGCCATAAAGATTAAGCACGAGGCTATAGACGAAGGCTTGGAGGATTTGTCCAAGCATTTATAAAAAATATTCCTATGGAATTAAAATCCCACTTCACGTTCAATAGAAACCAACGAAGTGGGATTTTACTTTTGTTGCTGTTGATAATTTCTTTGCTGTGCATTTATTGGTTTGCAGATTTTTCTGAAGAAGATACTTTGGACACTTCTTCTGCTGAAATCGTCGCCATCCAAAAAGAATTGGATTCGCTACGTTTGGTAGAATTAGAAAATCGCAAACCCAAAATTTATCCGTTTAATCCAAATTATATCACCGATTTTAAAGGTTATACTCTTGGTATGTCCAATGAGGAAATCGACCGATTACTTAAATTTCGGAAAGAAGGAAAATGGATAAATTCCATTGCTGATTTTAAAAAAGTAACGGGAGTTTCAGATTCTCTTTTAGATGAAATCAGTCCTCATTTTAAATTTCCTGATTGGGTAAATAATCCGAAACCAACATCAAATTTTTTTGTTAGGAAGAATGAAAACGGTTTTGTAGAAAAACCATTCAACCAAAAAATTGATTTGAATTTAGCTACTGCAGAACAGTTGCAAGAAGTAAATGGAATAGGAGAGGCCCTTAGTAAGCGAATCATTGAACAGCGGGAAAAATTGAATGGTTTTTCAAATGATTCCCAACTCTACGCCGTTTATGGTCTTAATGACGAAGTAGTTAAACGGACCTTGAACCTTTTCACGGTGAAAGAACCGAGAGAAATATTAAAACTGAATGTAAATACCGCCTCCGCCTCCGACATTGCCACGATACCGGGAATTTCCTTCGACTTGGCAAAGAAAATTTGGGAATATAGAACCCTCCGAGAAAAAATTACTGACTTTCAGGAACTCGAAAAAATTGAAGGAATGAGTGAAAGTAAGTTACGGCTAATTCAGTTATATTTGTCGATTGAGAAAAGTGTAAAATAATGTCCCTTGTGTCAGGTCGAGCCCAGTCGAGACCTATTGGTAGTCACAATTTTTAAGTTCTCGACTCCGCTCGAACGGACCTTAGAATTCATTTTTAATTTGCTTTCAGACATTCATAAA includes:
- a CDS encoding PLP-dependent cysteine synthase family protein; protein product: MEYAENILGTIGNTPMVKINKIIGDIPALVLAKYETFNPGNSVKDRMALTMIEDAEADGRLKPGGTIIEGTSGNTGMGLALAAIVKGYKMICVISDKQSKEKVDILRAVGSEVVVCPTDVAPDDPRSYYSVSRRLAEETPNSWYVNQYDNPSNTKAHYQSTGPEIWRQTDGKVTHFVVGVGTGGTISGVGKYLKEQNPDIKVWGIDTYGSVFKKYHETGIFDENEIYPYITEGIGEDILPKNVDFSIIDGFTKVTDKDAAIYTQKLAKMEGFFLGNSAGAAIKGLLQLKEHFTKDDVVVVLFHDHGSRYVGKMYNDEWMREQGFVED
- a CDS encoding DUF202 domain-containing protein, which produces MYFYSAMKNEAKKLFRFLRTKPVPVNTNEILALERTKLANERTLLSYIRSSLYLLLGGLALLQLEDLSRIHWLGYIALLVCVVFLGVGIIRYIVLSRRLYKWNRILFVDTIEENIQKRKETEVTVENQEAKNE
- a CDS encoding DUF2851 family protein, whose translation is MKEDFLHYVWKFQKLDNSSLNTSNGEKLQILSPGIHNLNAGPDFFNAQIEIDKQLWAGNLEIHVNSSDWYAHGHESDPAYDNVILHVVWEHDAKVFRKDGSSIPTLALKTLVQTSTLERYGKLFSKEKKWINCENDFAEVDSLIIENWLERLYIERLQMKEAFLLKELNASNNHWEELLFRMLCKNFGLNINGESFFSIAKSIDFSVLKKSSQNQRNLEALLLGQAGLLEDPKEDGYFQILKEEYDYLKRKFKLHNEGVITPGFFRLRPTNFPTIRLSQLAALYFMQHNLFSHVVTIQQVDEFYSLLKISASDYWDTHFNFGVLSKESKKRITKSFMDLLVINTFLPIKFCYAKQQGQDVSEEILKIALEIPSEKNGIIDKFNSLKNISKNAYHGQALLQLKKEYCDKNRCLQCAIGNSIVNRK
- a CDS encoding leucine-rich repeat domain-containing protein — translated: MRTKFLFIFLYIFFGTLFSQTISIPDPNFKLKIIADGVDTNGDGEIQVSEALATTQLDVRSLNNDPNKITNLQGIEYFGNLIELNCSGNLLSTLDVTALTSLQILKAYFNELTSINVTGLVNLENLWVSGNQLPSLDLSTLQNLKWIFCSDNQLTALDLSALQSLETIWADNNQIETLDLLPQTNLGYIIVANNLLDHLDVNHLSDLEILYASNNNIDAIDVSNMPNLQILDVGGNQLEEIDCSSTGVDHLHCDNNPDLISINVQNGVISYSDPDGLDFGFLFYNLPSLESICMDPGEEQALADSGYDPENVVIYTGPNCTLSNTSFNVANTYVYPNPVDSDFNLSAFENITNYFLYDSLGRSITASTDYQFVKAKINSLQSGLYFLKIETLDISSETLRFVKK
- a CDS encoding PspC domain-containing protein, translated to MKAIYSLRYYLEKRGFYVSSRLADRLGMRAKSVRLFFIYVSFATLGVGFAVYLTLAFLLKLKDLVNTKRSSVFDL
- a CDS encoding alanine/glycine:cation symporter family protein, which encodes MKKYLLSLSTFLFPFIIFAQEQTTSEKIDSIFRDYTGWFVEGIFYEIPFSETFQIPWVLIVLIGGATYFTFYFKLINFTGFFTAIKVVRGKYEDIEKHGADTLYGDMTPNEQENLIETIRDDSADGEVSHFQALTAALSATVGLGNIAGVAVALSIGGPGATFWMIVAGLLGMASKFAECTLGVKFRDVGPDGTVYGGPMYYLKKGLAEKGMGGLGKVLAILFAIFVIGGSIGGGNMFQANQAAAQFVQLFELEGTSGAMWFGAVIAIVVAFVIIGGIKRIAKVTEKVVPFMAGIYVLGGLIILGVNYMHIGDAFSLIFEGAFSGLGIAGGLVGVMIQGIRRGAFSNEAGVGSAAIAHSAVRTKYPASEGIVALLEPFIDTVVICTMTALVIVITNFDNNIIQYGVPVAEGVQITAVAFDSVIPHFSIILTIAVILFAVSTMISWSYYGLQGWIFLFGRGKIKELVYKALFCIFIWIGSVISLGSVIDFSDAMIFAMVVPNIIGVVLLTPVIRKELKKYMNAIKIKHEAIDEGLEDLSKHL
- a CDS encoding ComEA family DNA-binding protein, giving the protein MELKSHFTFNRNQRSGILLLLLLIISLLCIYWFADFSEEDTLDTSSAEIVAIQKELDSLRLVELENRKPKIYPFNPNYITDFKGYTLGMSNEEIDRLLKFRKEGKWINSIADFKKVTGVSDSLLDEISPHFKFPDWVNNPKPTSNFFVRKNENGFVEKPFNQKIDLNLATAEQLQEVNGIGEALSKRIIEQREKLNGFSNDSQLYAVYGLNDEVVKRTLNLFTVKEPREILKLNVNTASASDIATIPGISFDLAKKIWEYRTLREKITDFQELEKIEGMSESKLRLIQLYLSIEKSVK